One Nodosilinea sp. FACHB-141 DNA segment encodes these proteins:
- a CDS encoding translocation/assembly module TamB domain-containing protein gives MTPSQEPEPSREPETSQEPETFQEPEAGGSGRWLTAGLLLGALLVLGGAAALGGWLWSRNNLVPLLARELSEALERPVELGPVERVGLSGVRLGPSKIPPTPTDPDSLSLAAVEVQFKLWDLWRRELPLTVTLEQGELYLEQNAEREWFDLDLELSERDPERDPFINVNLDRLYVKDSQLTMVPYVQGDVEPVRVAIENLQGQLDFNETFIEVPEAPDSPIETRQLDLKLSGESIQGGNLDLTGSVLLPPPKETPSETADSPVDPTEAPGPGLRANISLRTQKARTTDIMPLVDSFLEEPLPVQFPAGVISGQADIESGRGIPTNVVGTARIEEGSVVHPILPEPLQNAQGDVRFRGRTFEFENATASMGDLTARAGGSLNLDEGYNLSGQVNPFTVAQASELLDRSLPVEASGTFGADVTMTGPLGKPVLTTELISQDRVTVDRVAFSEVRATGILRSPNLAIDNILAVPVGGGALTGSGVFTFGDPGRLTLALAGDRIPADTIGQAYGLSDRVALGSVFFDAEIAGPVNQLVGTASWRAPMGNYPAQGNLRLAGNQVRFTNTFVQVAGGTIAGDGLLANGQWNADLRGQGVQLSRLGAGLDGVASGTAQLSGTLDNPGLSGVRGQGNGAIALARGGTLLTNASLAGGQWSANLQGQDLQMAAFAPDLQGTADGNFRFTGSTDNFTLAGARGQGQLVLSDGLATAAARSPQLAQVRGPLTADLAWNGQSILVRQANTTGIQANGFITPRLSGPGAPAIANLDLNLNADNFSLAALPVPQVIPLTGNAFFNGRLRGRPGALALSGDASLVGLQAGDLAFASPLSGPVSYNQGGALAVDLTGGGDRVYVASAGGERDLAFEIRSGEALAEGYTRGDNLYATVENLPLSDLRLPQAGVNGIGTVSGLISRAEIVANLRQPTLQATFDVEDPSIGYLRLPNETTTVAIDPTAPERPAEFTRYGRLRGSVTYANNVIGLAGVVLESASGLSRYLASGTYTLGDQPQINGELVVDNGQIQDLLKTLLIFEQADFRFNVLQPPEWYRPATEADLASLEEVQTVGDRNASLLDQLRRLAEVQELKDMLAAQGETATLPPLDEFVGNFSGKVTANGIVPDSLNITFDLAGADWVWGNADGSNGATYRIDEVIAKGSYQDSIIRLEPVSLRSNFTDFSETTQQGVGLATLNGDFSLRPDDPVARTLRLEVSNVPINALRQPLRLPDNLDGLVNLGATLTGTLAAPQVRGQLAVNEATINRNAIDLATANFRYEDARLNLISRVAIDEQVDPLRLVATVPLPLPGLRQQPETDTVDISLRVRDEGFALVNLFTRAITWESGPASLDLAVQGRWPVNQPVQEALTTLNVTGNANLDGVTISSRSLSEPLTNIQGRIDVLEGLDTIRGNSVYTNGLVLAFQNLEGDFSNGKVTAEGNLKLLPSVQDLAPGLFDTRTAQENDGTPVPTGENPFRVTLDNIALDLRNPAGTYRGRVDGNVVVDGSVFLLPPLVYGEVKLSNGLLTLPDTSVGGGTSTTFASTAEPSIFDPIPPVLEDLKLVLAENVRLAVPGIVDVRAEGTLDLMGTVPNIRPDGRINLPSGRINLLTTEFRLTGDENYAEFSDLDETIDPYLVANLSAAVPDSAAAGNALAVATPFPRNEISVSRIDQLGLTQAGVQTVRIRASVNGRVSRVVNLQGVELSSTPPRSEGEIVALLSGGLLAALESTLGSVSGGGDGFQGLLAFAGSALLNNLQNLLGSGLDRTELRLFSASPPGGQQTGTIDIGGEIGFNFSPSISVSVQKVFTNVTPAVFSVRYRINDQITVRGITSYEQFNENTGAVVEFRFQP, from the coding sequence ATGACCCCTTCTCAAGAACCAGAGCCTTCTCGAGAACCAGAAACTTCTCAAGAACCGGAGACCTTTCAAGAGCCGGAGGCGGGCGGCAGCGGCCGTTGGCTTACAGCGGGCCTGTTGCTGGGCGCGCTGCTGGTGTTGGGAGGTGCAGCGGCGCTCGGGGGCTGGTTGTGGAGCCGAAATAATCTCGTGCCCTTACTGGCCAGAGAGCTATCGGAGGCCCTTGAACGCCCAGTGGAACTGGGACCGGTGGAACGGGTAGGTCTATCGGGGGTGCGGCTGGGGCCATCTAAAATTCCACCAACACCAACGGATCCCGATAGTCTGTCACTGGCAGCGGTAGAGGTGCAGTTTAAGCTGTGGGATTTGTGGCGGCGAGAACTGCCCCTCACGGTGACCCTAGAGCAGGGAGAGCTTTACCTGGAGCAGAATGCCGAACGCGAGTGGTTTGACCTAGACCTAGAGCTATCTGAACGCGATCCGGAGCGCGATCCCTTCATCAACGTGAATCTCGATCGGCTCTACGTCAAAGATTCTCAGTTGACCATGGTGCCCTACGTCCAGGGGGATGTTGAGCCGGTGCGGGTGGCGATCGAAAACTTGCAGGGCCAGCTCGACTTCAACGAAACTTTCATTGAGGTACCCGAGGCTCCTGATTCACCGATCGAAACTCGGCAGCTTGACTTAAAACTTAGCGGTGAATCCATCCAGGGGGGCAACCTGGATCTCACCGGGTCGGTGCTACTGCCACCGCCTAAAGAGACCCCCAGCGAAACCGCCGATTCTCCGGTCGACCCAACCGAGGCGCCTGGCCCTGGCCTACGGGCCAATATTAGTTTGCGCACCCAGAAGGCTCGGACCACCGACATCATGCCCCTGGTTGACTCCTTTCTGGAGGAGCCCCTACCGGTGCAGTTTCCCGCTGGCGTAATCAGTGGGCAGGCCGATATTGAAAGCGGTCGCGGCATCCCTACCAACGTCGTAGGCACGGCTCGGATAGAGGAGGGCAGCGTAGTCCACCCCATTCTGCCCGAGCCCCTGCAAAATGCTCAGGGCGACGTGCGCTTTCGGGGCCGCACCTTCGAATTTGAGAATGCTACCGCCAGCATGGGCGATCTGACCGCCCGCGCTGGGGGCAGCCTCAACTTAGATGAGGGCTACAACCTCAGCGGCCAGGTCAACCCGTTTACCGTAGCTCAGGCCTCTGAACTGCTGGACAGAAGTCTGCCAGTAGAGGCCAGCGGCACCTTTGGGGCCGACGTTACCATGACTGGGCCTTTGGGCAAGCCGGTGCTGACTACCGAGCTGATCTCCCAGGACCGAGTCACTGTTGACCGGGTGGCCTTTAGCGAAGTCAGGGCCACAGGCATTCTGCGATCGCCCAACCTAGCAATTGATAACATTCTGGCGGTGCCCGTCGGGGGCGGTGCCCTGACCGGCAGCGGCGTTTTTACCTTCGGCGATCCGGGGCGGTTGACGCTGGCGCTAGCGGGCGATCGCATTCCCGCCGACACCATCGGCCAAGCCTACGGACTGTCTGACCGGGTGGCCCTAGGGTCGGTATTTTTTGACGCTGAGATCGCTGGCCCCGTCAACCAGCTCGTCGGCACGGCCAGCTGGCGCGCCCCCATGGGCAACTACCCAGCCCAGGGCAACCTTAGACTGGCGGGCAACCAGGTCCGCTTCACCAATACCTTTGTGCAAGTGGCGGGGGGCACCATAGCGGGCGATGGCCTGCTCGCCAATGGGCAGTGGAACGCTGACCTACGGGGCCAGGGGGTGCAGCTCAGCCGCTTGGGGGCTGGGCTCGATGGGGTGGCTAGCGGCACCGCTCAGCTTTCAGGCACCCTAGACAATCCTGGTCTGTCAGGGGTGCGGGGTCAGGGCAATGGCGCGATCGCCCTGGCCAGGGGCGGCACCTTGCTCACTAACGCAAGTCTGGCGGGCGGCCAGTGGAGCGCTAACCTGCAGGGCCAAGATCTGCAAATGGCGGCCTTTGCCCCCGACCTCCAGGGCACCGCTGACGGCAATTTTCGCTTTACCGGCAGCACCGACAACTTCACCCTGGCCGGGGCGAGGGGACAGGGGCAGCTCGTGCTCTCAGACGGCTTGGCTACGGCGGCAGCCCGCTCGCCCCAGCTCGCCCAGGTGCGCGGCCCGCTCACCGCCGACCTAGCTTGGAACGGGCAGTCGATCCTGGTGCGGCAGGCTAACACTACAGGAATTCAGGCCAATGGATTTATTACCCCGCGGCTCAGTGGCCCGGGAGCACCAGCGATCGCCAACCTCGATCTCAACCTCAACGCCGATAACTTCAGCCTGGCGGCGCTGCCCGTGCCCCAGGTAATTCCCCTGACGGGCAATGCCTTTTTTAACGGACGGTTACGCGGTCGTCCCGGTGCTCTAGCCCTTAGCGGCGATGCCTCTCTAGTGGGGCTACAGGCGGGCGATCTGGCCTTTGCCTCTCCCCTCAGCGGCCCAGTTAGCTACAACCAGGGCGGCGCACTGGCGGTTGATTTGACAGGCGGCGGCGATCGCGTCTATGTAGCCAGCGCTGGGGGCGAACGCGATCTAGCCTTCGAGATCCGCAGCGGCGAGGCCTTGGCCGAGGGCTACACCCGAGGCGACAACCTCTACGCCACCGTCGAAAATCTGCCCCTGAGCGACCTCCGCCTGCCCCAGGCTGGCGTGAACGGCATCGGCACCGTGAGCGGTCTGATCAGCCGGGCCGAAATTGTCGCCAACCTGCGGCAGCCCACCCTACAGGCCACCTTCGATGTGGAAGACCCCAGCATTGGCTACCTGAGGCTGCCCAACGAAACCACCACCGTCGCCATTGACCCCACAGCCCCCGAGCGTCCGGCTGAGTTTACTCGCTATGGTCGTCTGCGAGGCAGCGTTACTTACGCCAACAACGTCATTGGTCTAGCCGGGGTCGTGCTCGAATCGGCCTCAGGGCTCAGCCGCTACCTGGCCAGCGGCACCTACACCCTAGGCGACCAGCCCCAGATCAACGGCGAGCTCGTGGTTGACAATGGTCAAATTCAAGACCTGCTCAAAACCTTGCTGATTTTTGAGCAGGCCGATTTTCGCTTTAACGTGTTGCAGCCCCCCGAGTGGTATCGCCCGGCTACTGAGGCCGATTTGGCGTCGCTAGAGGAGGTGCAGACCGTGGGCGATCGCAACGCCAGCCTGCTCGATCAGCTCCGCCGTCTAGCCGAAGTGCAAGAGCTCAAAGATATGCTGGCGGCCCAGGGCGAAACCGCCACCCTGCCTCCCCTCGACGAGTTTGTCGGCAATTTTTCGGGCAAAGTGACCGCCAATGGCATCGTGCCTGACAGCCTCAACATCACCTTCGACCTGGCCGGCGCTGATTGGGTCTGGGGCAATGCTGACGGCAGCAACGGTGCCACCTATCGCATCGACGAAGTTATTGCTAAGGGCAGCTACCAAGACAGCATCATTCGCCTCGAGCCGGTCAGCCTGCGCTCCAACTTCACCGACTTTTCAGAGACCACCCAGCAGGGTGTAGGGCTGGCTACCCTCAACGGCGACTTTAGCCTGCGTCCTGATGACCCCGTGGCCCGCACGCTGCGTCTGGAGGTGAGTAATGTGCCCATCAACGCGCTGCGCCAGCCTTTACGCCTGCCCGACAACCTCGACGGTCTAGTCAACCTGGGGGCCACCCTCACTGGCACCCTGGCTGCCCCCCAAGTGCGCGGTCAGCTGGCGGTTAACGAAGCCACCATCAACCGCAACGCCATTGATTTAGCCACCGCCAACTTCCGGTACGAAGACGCCCGCCTCAACCTGATCAGCCGAGTCGCCATTGACGAACAAGTCGACCCGCTGCGGCTGGTGGCCACTGTGCCCCTGCCTCTGCCCGGTCTTCGGCAACAGCCTGAAACCGATACGGTCGATATTTCCCTGCGAGTGCGCGACGAGGGCTTTGCCTTGGTTAATCTGTTCACCCGCGCCATCACCTGGGAGTCAGGCCCAGCCAGCCTCGACCTAGCCGTTCAAGGGCGCTGGCCCGTCAACCAGCCTGTTCAGGAAGCCCTCACCACCCTCAATGTGACCGGCAATGCCAACCTTGATGGCGTCACCATCAGCTCCCGCAGCCTGTCCGAGCCCCTCACCAATATCCAGGGCCGCATTGACGTGCTCGAAGGCCTTGATACCATCCGCGGCAACTCTGTCTACACCAACGGCCTCGTGCTCGCGTTCCAGAACCTAGAGGGCGACTTTAGCAACGGCAAGGTAACGGCTGAGGGCAACCTCAAGCTGCTGCCCTCAGTGCAAGATTTGGCCCCTGGGCTATTTGACACCCGCACGGCCCAAGAGAATGACGGTACGCCAGTGCCGACGGGTGAAAACCCCTTCCGCGTTACCCTCGACAACATTGCTCTTGACCTGCGCAACCCTGCTGGCACCTATCGGGGCCGCGTCGATGGCAACGTTGTTGTCGATGGCAGCGTCTTTTTGTTGCCGCCCCTGGTCTATGGCGAAGTGAAACTATCAAACGGGCTGCTCACCCTGCCCGATACCAGTGTCGGGGGAGGCACCTCCACCACCTTTGCATCTACTGCAGAGCCCAGCATCTTTGACCCCATTCCGCCGGTGTTAGAAGACCTTAAGCTGGTGCTGGCTGAGAATGTGCGGTTGGCCGTCCCCGGCATTGTGGATGTGAGGGCCGAAGGTACGCTAGACCTGATGGGTACTGTCCCCAACATCAGACCCGATGGCCGGATCAATCTACCTTCGGGCCGCATTAACCTACTGACCACCGAGTTTCGCCTCACAGGTGATGAGAACTACGCCGAGTTCAGCGATCTCGACGAAACCATCGACCCCTACTTAGTAGCCAACCTATCAGCAGCAGTGCCCGATAGCGCTGCGGCTGGCAATGCCTTAGCTGTAGCCACCCCCTTCCCCCGCAACGAGATTAGCGTGTCTCGCATCGACCAGCTGGGTCTCACCCAGGCTGGGGTGCAGACTGTACGCATTCGCGCCAGCGTCAACGGCCGCGTTAGCCGCGTAGTGAATTTGCAGGGGGTAGAGCTATCCAGTACTCCACCCCGCTCCGAGGGTGAGATTGTTGCCTTGCTCAGCGGTGGGCTACTGGCGGCGCTTGAATCCA
- the murQ gene encoding N-acetylmuramic acid 6-phosphate etherase: MTANSSLANPADPADRGHLLTEQANPRSAQLDRLSALELVDLFNGEDQRTLAAIAGAREALAAAIDAASEALRQGGRLFYVGAGTSGRLGVLDAAECPPTFCTPPELVQGIIAGGSGALVKSSEGLEDIAEDGAAAIAERDVQSHDVVVGITAGGTTPYVQGAIAAANQRGATTVFMACVPADQVPTEADIDIRLLVGPELLAGSTRLKAGTATKMALNILSTGVMVRLGKVYGNRMVDVAVTNTKLRDRALRILCDLTDLDREAAAGLLDRSHQQVKLALMMHLGNLDAQAAAERLAQHQGQLRQALTDRAEGEA, translated from the coding sequence GTGACCGCTAATTCTTCCCTTGCTAACCCTGCCGACCCCGCCGATCGCGGCCACCTGCTGACTGAGCAAGCCAACCCCCGCAGTGCCCAGCTCGATCGGCTCAGCGCGCTGGAACTCGTTGATTTGTTTAACGGTGAAGACCAACGTACCCTAGCGGCGATTGCTGGGGCTAGGGAAGCGCTGGCAGCAGCGATCGATGCCGCTAGCGAGGCGCTGCGCCAGGGGGGGCGGCTGTTTTATGTGGGCGCAGGCACCAGCGGTCGTCTGGGGGTGCTCGATGCGGCAGAGTGCCCGCCCACCTTTTGCACCCCGCCTGAGCTAGTGCAAGGCATTATCGCCGGAGGATCTGGGGCGCTAGTGAAAAGCTCGGAGGGGCTGGAGGATATTGCTGAAGACGGGGCAGCGGCGATCGCCGAGCGCGACGTGCAGTCCCACGATGTGGTGGTGGGCATCACCGCTGGGGGCACGACGCCCTACGTCCAGGGGGCGATCGCCGCTGCGAATCAACGCGGTGCCACCACCGTGTTTATGGCCTGCGTGCCCGCTGACCAGGTGCCCACCGAAGCCGACATTGACATTCGTCTGCTGGTTGGCCCAGAGCTGCTGGCAGGCTCGACCCGGCTCAAGGCGGGCACAGCCACCAAAATGGCCCTCAACATTCTCTCGACGGGGGTGATGGTGCGCCTGGGCAAGGTTTACGGCAACCGCATGGTCGATGTGGCGGTGACTAATACCAAACTGCGCGATCGCGCCCTGCGCATTCTCTGTGATCTGACCGATCTCGACCGTGAGGCCGCCGCTGGCCTACTCGATCGCAGCCACCAGCAGGTCAAACTGGCTCTGATGATGCACCTAGGCAACCTCGATGCCCAGGCGGCGGCTGAGCGCTTAGCTCAGCACCAGGGGCAGCTGCGGCAGGCTTTGACTGACAGAGCCGAGGGAGAGGCCTAA
- a CDS encoding DUF3110 domain-containing protein, giving the protein MVVYVLLFNARTDNEGIHAETINGQNIILMFEHEDDAIRYALMLEAQDFPEATVEGFDQAEIEEFCESAEYGYRLVPEGTLAVPPDQTLEEITWDPDDPDAVAPLADSAPPTDDGGLSQAELDRMRQQLEKLL; this is encoded by the coding sequence ATGGTGGTGTACGTGCTGTTGTTTAATGCCCGCACCGACAACGAGGGTATTCATGCCGAAACCATTAACGGGCAGAACATAATCTTGATGTTTGAGCATGAGGACGACGCCATCCGCTATGCCCTGATGCTGGAGGCTCAAGACTTTCCAGAGGCCACCGTGGAGGGGTTCGACCAGGCTGAAATTGAAGAATTTTGCGAATCTGCTGAGTACGGCTATCGCCTGGTACCTGAGGGCACCCTGGCGGTACCCCCCGATCAAACCCTCGAGGAAATTACCTGGGACCCCGACGATCCCGATGCCGTTGCTCCGCTGGCCGACAGTGCTCCGCCCACCGACGATGGCGGCCTTTCTCAAGCCGAGCTAGACCGCATGCGCCAGCAGCTTGAGAAACTGCTCTAG
- a CDS encoding pentapeptide repeat-containing protein produces the protein MDSQSIPVTMDQVLDLYAAGRRDFSHLDFHEAWMPGLELPGINLGQANLASINLHRAMLAGAKLGGCNLWRANLENADLEGADLARAVLIRAELSRVNLTGANLRCSDLRLATLHYSTLIGADLRNANLSYADLRGADLTDADLRGADLTGANLRNTTLGLAQLEGTRLDRAWLDEAEPPHPELSSKV, from the coding sequence CAATCCATCCCCGTAACCATGGACCAAGTATTAGACCTGTATGCCGCTGGTCGCCGCGATTTTAGCCACCTCGATTTCCACGAAGCATGGATGCCTGGACTAGAGTTGCCCGGTATCAATTTGGGCCAGGCCAATCTGGCATCGATCAATCTACACCGGGCCATGCTGGCCGGGGCTAAACTGGGCGGCTGCAATCTGTGGCGCGCCAATTTAGAAAATGCCGATCTCGAAGGTGCCGACCTGGCTCGTGCGGTTTTGATTCGAGCTGAACTCAGCCGGGTCAACCTAACGGGGGCTAACCTGCGCTGTAGCGACTTACGCCTGGCCACCCTGCACTACAGCACTCTCATTGGCGCTGACCTGCGCAACGCCAACCTCAGCTACGCCGATTTGCGCGGTGCCGACCTCACAGACGCCGATCTGCGCGGTGCCGACCTCACTGGCGCCAACCTGCGGAATACAACTCTAGGGCTTGCCCAGCTTGAGGGCACTCGCCTCGATCGCGCCTGGCTAGACGAAGCCGAACCACCTCACCCCGAGCTGTCCTCCAAGGTTTAG
- a CDS encoding DUF4870 domain-containing protein: MSTPTSTLIARARQGDAHAIAQLLTPSLSAGVVARGQWRGTMLHLDLEAETAIPQNLVVPHIRRGLMRLGLTCPIDGVWVSGRQTGADTADWQECFSLTGAFNPADAQAAGAAEDAISASPPAAAENAESTALLQDFSTEESDPPPVVSTPPAHSASDKDREGMPNATLVALTHLVPLVSYLAVGGQWLGGWPLFWGSSFLLPWRLVAPLALLLAKGAGSGANPNAAFVQSQAKAALNFQLTMLIAWIVTIALMFVLVGFLLVVPLALIEIVSCIVATTQAAEGKPVRYAIAIRFVR; this comes from the coding sequence ATGTCAACGCCTACCTCAACCCTGATTGCCCGAGCCCGCCAGGGCGATGCCCACGCGATCGCCCAGTTACTGACTCCTTCTTTGTCCGCCGGTGTGGTCGCTCGTGGCCAGTGGCGGGGCACCATGCTCCACCTCGATTTAGAAGCTGAGACGGCTATCCCTCAAAACCTGGTGGTGCCCCATATTCGCCGTGGGCTGATGCGCCTGGGGTTAACTTGCCCCATAGATGGCGTGTGGGTCAGCGGGCGACAAACCGGTGCTGACACCGCCGACTGGCAAGAATGCTTCAGTCTCACGGGTGCGTTCAACCCAGCGGATGCTCAGGCGGCTGGAGCGGCTGAGGATGCTATCAGTGCAAGTCCGCCTGCTGCCGCGGAGAACGCTGAGTCAACAGCACTGCTACAGGATTTTTCGACTGAGGAGTCGGATCCCCCGCCGGTCGTCAGCACGCCGCCAGCGCATTCCGCTTCAGACAAGGACAGGGAGGGGATGCCAAACGCGACCCTAGTCGCGCTGACTCACTTGGTGCCGCTGGTGAGCTATCTGGCGGTTGGTGGCCAGTGGCTAGGGGGATGGCCGCTGTTTTGGGGAAGTTCGTTTTTGCTGCCCTGGCGGTTAGTGGCACCCCTAGCGCTGCTGTTAGCTAAAGGCGCGGGATCTGGGGCAAATCCCAATGCTGCCTTCGTTCAGAGTCAAGCCAAAGCGGCTCTGAACTTTCAGCTAACGATGCTCATTGCTTGGATCGTGACCATTGCGCTGATGTTTGTTTTGGTAGGCTTTTTGCTGGTAGTGCCCCTGGCCCTGATCGAAATCGTCAGCTGCATTGTGGCAACGACTCAGGCCGCTGAGGGCAAGCCCGTCCGATATGCGATCGCCATTCGGTTTGTGCGCTAG